A portion of the Tamandua tetradactyla isolate mTamTet1 chromosome 16, mTamTet1.pri, whole genome shotgun sequence genome contains these proteins:
- the SBSN gene encoding suprabasin gives MYPATLVSSSFLLLLLGALPGWAASNDPIEKVIEGINRGLSSAEREVGKALEGINNGITQAGREVEKVFHGLSNVGGHVGKDLDKGIQGLNNGLDRVAHGTNSAIGQPGKEAEKFVHGVNHAAGQVGKEANKVLQGVHHGINQAGSEAGRLGQATHHAFGQTGNEAGRLGQGIHHAVGQAGDGAGRLGQGIHHAVGQAGDGAGRLGQGIHHAVGQAGDGAGRLGQGIHHAVGQAGDGAGRLGQGIHHAVGQAGDGAGRLGQGIHHAVGQAGNGAGRLGQGIHHAFGQAGDGAGRLGQGIHHAVGQAGDGAGRLGQGIHHAFGQAGNGAGRLGQETHHAVGQAGDGAGRLGQGIHHAFGQAGNGAGRLGQGIHHAFGQAGNGAGQLGQAIHYSAGQAGNEGDKVFEGVYYGASKAEKEVEKFGQDVHYAAGQAGKEGDKVVQGVSHGVNQAGKEVKQFGQGVHHGVTEAWKEAEKLGQGVHQAVGQSGKDGDKVVQGVHHGVNQAGKEVEKFGQDVHYAAGQAGKEVGQFGQGVHHGANEAWKEAEKLGQGVRQAAGQAGKEGDKVVQGVTHGVSQAGKEVEKFGQGVHHGVNEAWEAAEELGEGIHQAAGQVGKEGDKVVQGVTHGVSQAGKEVEKFGQGVHHAVNEAWEAAEELGEGIHQAAGQAGKEEGKVVKGVHHGVSQAGKEVEKFGQDVHHAIEQAGKEADKVVQGVHNGVNQAGKEAEKFGQEVNHAAGQAGKEVEKLGQGVHHAAGQAGKEVERLEQNVHYGPNQASKEANQLLNGSHQGSSASQHGGAGTTIPTSGASVNKPFINFPALWRSVTNIIP, from the exons atgtatcctgccactttggtTAGCTCCAGCTTCCTCCTGCTGCTATTGGGGGCTCTGCCTGGATGGGCAGCCAGCAATGACCCCATTGAGAAGGTCATCGAAGGCATCAACCGAGGGCTGAGCAGTGCAGAAAGAGAGGTGGGCAAAGCCCTGGAAGGCATCAATAATGGAATCACTCAAGCTGGAAGGGAAGTGGAGAAAGTTTTTCATGGACTTAGCAATGTGGGGGGCCATGTCGGCAAGGATCTGGACAAGGGCATCCAGGGGCTCAACAACGGCTTGGACAGAGTGGCCCATGGGACCAACAGTGCCATCGGACAACCaggaaaggaagcagagaagTTTGTCCATGGGGTCAACCACGCTGCTGGACAGGTTGGGAAGGAGGCAAACAAAGTGCTCCAGGGGGTCCACCATGGGATCAACCAGGCGGGAAGTGAGGCAGGAAGACTGGGCCAGGCGACCCACCATGCCTTTGGGCAGACTGGGAATGAGGCAGGGAGGTTGGGCCAGGGGATCCACCATGCTGTTGGGCAGgctggggatggggcagggaggTTGGGCCAGGGGATCCACCATGCTGTTGGGCAGgctggggatggggcagggaggTTGGGCCAGGGGATCCACCATGCCGTTGGGCAGgctggggatggggcagggaggTTGGGCCAGGGGATCCACCATGCTGTTGGGCAGgctggggatggggcagggaggTTGGGCCAGGGGATCCACCATGCCGTTGGGCAGgctggggatggggcagggaggTTGGGCCAGGGGATCCACCATGCCGTTGGGCAGGCTGGGAATGGGGCAGGGAGGTTGGGCCAGGGGATCCACCATGCCTTTGGGCAGgctggggatggggcagggaggTTGGGCCAGGGGATCCACCATGCCGTTGGGCAGgctggggatggggcagggaggTTGGGCCAGGGGATCCACCATGCCTTTGGGCAGGCTGGGAACGGGGCAGGGAGGTTGGGCCAGGAGACCCACCATGCCGTTGGGCAGGCTGGGGACGGGGCAGGGAGGTTGGGCCAGGGGATCCACCATGCCTTTGGGCAGGCTGGGAATGGGGCAGGGAGGTTGGGCCAGGGGATCCACCATGCCTTTGGGCAAGCCGGGAATGGGGCAGGGCAATTGGGCCAAGCAATACACTATTCTGCTGGGCAGGCTGGAAATGAGGGAGACAAAGTGTTTGAAGGGGTCTATTATGGAGCTAGTAAGGCTGAGAAGGAGGTGGAGAAGTTTGGCCAGGATGTTCACTATGctgcagggcaggctggaaaGGAGGGAGACAAAGTGGTCCAAGGGGTAAGTCATGGAGTTAACCAGGCCGGGAAGGAGGTAAAACAGTTTGGCCAGGGTGTCCACCATGGAGTCACCGAGGCTTGGAAGGAGGCAGAGAAGTTAGGTCAGGGGGTCCACCAGGCTGTTGGGCAGTCTGGGAAGGATGGAGACAAAGTGGTCCAAGGGGTCCATCATGGAGTCAACCAGGCTGGGAAGGAGGTGGAGAAGTTTGGCCAGGATGTTCACTATgctgcagggcaggctgggaaggAGGTGGGGCAGTTTGGCCAGGGTGTCCACCATGGGGCCAATGAAGCTTGGAAGGAGGCAGAGAAGTTAGGTCAGGGGGTCCGGCAGGCTGCTGGGCaggctgggaaggagggagacaAAGTGGTCCAAGGGGTAACTCATGGAGTCAGCCAGGCTGGGAAGGAGGTGGAGAAGTTCGGCCAGGGTGTCCACCATGGGGTCAATGAGGCTTGGGAGGCGGCAGAGGAGTTAGGTGAGGGGATCCACCAAGCTGCTGGGCAGGTTGGGAAGGAGGGAGACAAAGTGGTCCAAGGGGTAACTCATGGAGTCAGCCAGGCTGGGAAGGAGGTGGAGAAGTTCGGCCAGGGTGTCCACCATGCGGTCAATGAGGCTTGGGAGGCGGCAGAGGAGTTAGGTGAGGGGATCCACCAGGCTGCTGGGCaggctgggaaggaggaaggcaaAGTAGTTAAGGGGGTCCATCATGGAGTCAGCCAGGCTGGGAAGGAGGTGGAGAAGTTTGGCCAGGATGTTCACCATGCCATTGAACAGGCCGGAAAGGAAGCAGACAAAGTGGTCCAAGGGGTCCACAATGGGGTCAACCAGGCCgggaaggaggcagagaaatTTGGCCAAGAGGTCAACCACGCTGCTGGTCAGGCCGGAAAGGAAGTGGAGAAACTCGGTCAAGGTGTCCATCATGCTGCTGGCCAGGCCGGGAAGGAGGTGGAGAGGTTGGAGCAGAATGTTCATTATGGGCCCAACCAAGCCAGCAAGGAGGCCAACCAGCTGCTGAAT GGCAGTCATCAAGGCAGTTCCGCCAGTCAGCATGGAGGGGCCGGAACCACAATTCCGACATCTGGA GCCTCTGTCAACAAGCCCTTCATCAACTTTCCAGCTCTGTGGAGG aGTGTCACCAACATCATCCCCTAA